A region of the Helicobacteraceae bacterium genome:
GGGCGAGTTCGTCCGTCTTGATAGCCTTCAAGCTGGAGCAGGTGAAAAACATTGGCAAAATTATCGGCGTGGTTTTCAAACCGCAGACGTTCGATATTCCGGCGATCGTTCGCAAGCTCGTGGAATACTCCACGATCGCGAGACGCGACGGCATTTTGGCTTTGGAAACGCCCGTGAATCAAGAGGATAATCTCTTTTTGAAAAAGGGACTCTCTATGGCGGTGGACGGCAACGAGCCGGATATGATTCGATCGCTTCTGGAGCTCGAAAGCGAGGAGGCAAGCTCGCGCCACAAGGGCTACGCCGCCATACTGGATCAATTCGCGAGTTTGGCTGGCAGCTTCGGCATGATAGGAACGCTAATAGGGCTAGTGGCGATGCTTATCAACATGAGCGATCCAAGCTCGATCGGTCCCGCGATGGCGGTCGCGATTATCACCACGCTATACGGGGCGATCACCGGCAACGCGATCGCGGCGCCGATGTCCTATTTGCTCAATATCCGCAACAACGACGAAATGATGGTGCGCAACCTGATTATCGAGGGGATTATGTCCATTCAAGCCGGCGACAACCCGCGTATGCTGGAGCAAAAGCTGCTTGGTTTGTTGCCGCCGAAACAGCGCGTAAGCCAATTCGAGTAGCCGATGACGAAGAAAAAAAGCGGCGATTGCCCGATATGTCCGCCGCGCTGGATCGTTCAATTTGGCGATATGATGTCGCTTTTGCTGGTGTTTTTTATCCTGCTTCTTTCCATGAGCACGATCGACGCCAAAAAAGTAAACGAGGCGTTAGGCTCTCTTACCGGCGCGCTAAGCGTGCTAGAGGGCGGGACGCAAAGCGAAATTTCCAAAGAGAGAATGCAACTTGCCACGCCGATCGTGCCGCAGAGCGAAACCGACGAAACGGTCAATCGCGTTACCGTGATGATCAGCGAGTTTAACGAAATCATCAGGCGGCAGGGCGGCGAAGAGACGATTCAGATTCAAGAGGCGATAGACGGGTTTATGATACAGCTGCCCGCGAGCCTACTGTTTCGATCGGGGAGAGCCGAGATCGTCAACGCCGACGCGCTTTTGTTGCTAAAGCGAATCGCGATCCTCTCGGATAGCATGCCCAAAGATTTAGAGATTGTCGTGCGCGGACATACCGATAGTCTTGAAATTGACGACAACGCCCAATTTCGCGACGCTTGGTCGCTCTCTACGGCGCGATCGGTCGCGGTCGTCAAGGAGCTGATGAACGACGGCGTGAAACCCGAACGCCTAAGCGCGGCGGGTTTCGCCAACTTTCAGCCAATCGCCACGAACTCGACGGAGCAGGGCAGAGCGAGAAACCGCCGCGTGGAGATTCACTTTCTAGGGCAGAATAAAACGAGCGAAACTAAAACGCCCAAAAGCGTGTTGGATTTGCCGCGTCAATGAGGACGCTCGCTCTTTTTGCCGCGTTTGCGATCGCCGCTTTCGCCGCGCCCGAACTCTTGCAACTGCCTACCGTCGATCTGCGCATAAACGCGCCCGAAAACCCTACGCAGCTTGTTCAGACGCTGAATATCATCATTATTTTAACGCTCCTTGTGCTTGCGCCAAGCCTCGTGATGATGACGACGAGTTTCACGCGGCTTTTGATTGTTTTTAGCTTTTTGCGCCAAGCGATGGGAACGCAACAAACGCCGCCCAATCAAATTCTAATTTCGATGGCGCTAATCCTCACCTTTTTTATTATGGAACCCGCTATGCGTCAGGCGTGGAGCGAGGGAGTAGTCCCCTATATGAACGAGGAGATCGGCTACGTCGAAGCGTTTGATCGCTCGATCGCGCCGTTCGAGGATTTTATGCTACGCAACACGCGCGAAAAGGACTTGGCGCTCTTCTTGCGCATTCGCGGCGAGGACAATATCCAAAGCGAAGCGGATATTACTCTGCCCGTTTTGCTCCCCGCGTTTATGATCAGCGAACTAAAAACGGCGTTTGAGATCGGATTTTTGCTCTATCTGCCGTTTTTGGTGATCGATATGGTGGTAAGCTCCGTATTGATGGCTATGGGTATGATGATGTTGCCGCCGGTTATGATCAGTCTGCCGTTTAAGATTATACTTTTTATTATGGTGGACGGCTGGAATCTAATCGTGGGAAGCGTGGTGCAGAGTTTTAGATGAATTGCGAATGGTTTGGCGAATGCGGCGGGTGCGCGTTGGCGCTTGAATACGACGAGCAGTTATCGCGTAAAAAAGACGGGTTTTTGGAGTTGTTTAGCGATCTTAATTTGCCAAAAATCGAGGTTTTTCCAAGTAAAAAAAGCCATTTTAGAAATCGCGGCGAGTTTCGCGTATGGCACGAAAGGGGCGGCGGGATCGCGCTTAGCATGTATAAAAAAGGCGGCGGCGGCGCGATTAGCGTCGCTCGTTGCGCGGCGATGAACGAGCGCTTTAGCGATAATATGCAAGCGATCGCGGATTGCATAGGCGAAAATCCCGCGCTTTTCGAGCGGCTTTTCGAGCTTGATTTTCTCGCTTCAAGCGACGGCGGGGAGATGATTATCGCGCTTATATACCATAAACCGATCGACGAAAAATGGAGCGAAGCGGCAAAGGCGCTTAGCGATCGTTTCGGCGTTAGCGTAATAGGGCGCAGCAAGGGCAAGAAATTAACGATCGGCAACGATTTTATCACCGAACAAATAACGATAAAAAACCAAAGCTGGAATTATAAACAAGCGGAGGGAAACTTCAGCCAGCCAAACGGATATATAAACCGCGAAATGATCGGTTTTATCGATAGCGTAACGTCAAATAACGACGACGGTTTCGAGCTATATTGCGGTAACGGCAATTTTACGCTTCCATTATCGCAAAAATTACATAGAGCGCTCGCTATAGAGATCAATCGCGAACTGTTAGACGCGGCGAAAGAAAACGCGAAAAACAATAAACGAGACAATATCTTTTTCGCGCGTATGAGCGCCGAAGAGTTTGCCAACGCGATCAACAAAACGCGATCGTTTAATCGCCTAAAAGAGATTGATCTTAACTCCTTTGATTTTCACACCGCGCTAGTAGATCCGCCGCGTTTAGGACTCGATCGCGTTTCGCTAAATCTGATAGCGGGTATGGAGCGGATAGTTTATATCTCTTGCAATCCGCAAACCTTGCGCCGCGATCTGCGGGAATTAACCAAAACGCGCCGCATCGTTTCCGCCGCGCTTTTTGACCAATTTCCATATACGCCGCATATCGAAACCTGCGTTATATTAGAAAAGGAGTAAGCGTCTTATGTCTATCGCCTTTGAATCATATCCGTTTGAAAGGTTGCGATCGCTGTTAGAGGATATACGACCAAGATCGGATAAAACGCCCATCAATTTACAGATCGGCGAGCCGCAGTTTGAAACGCCAAAGCCTATTTTAGAGGTGTTGAGCGCCCATATCGGCAAGTTCAACAAATACCCGCCAAGCGCGGGCATTCCCAAATTAAGCGAGGCGCAAATTAGCTTTGTCGATCGTCGTTTTGGCGTTAAACTAGCGGATAATCAGATCGCGCCGACGCTTGGCGCGAGAGAGGCGCTGTTTAACTTCCCGCAATGCCTGCTTTTTGGCAAAGATAAGCCTACTATAGCCCATCCAAACCCTTTTTATCAGATATACGAAGGCGCGGCGAAGGCAAGCCGCGCAAAAAGCGTTCTGCTAGACCTGACGCGAGCGAATAACTTTAAGCCCGATATAACCGATCCAAGACTAAGAGATTGCGATCTGGTTATTCTTAACTCGCCAAATAATCCGACAGGCTCCGTTTTGGCGCTAGACGAGTTAATCGAATGGGCGAAACTTTCCGAAAAATACGGCTTTGTCCTGCTAAACGACGAGTGCTACTCGGAGATATACGTTAAAGCGCCGCCAGCGTCGCTTTTGCAAGCGGCAAAGGCGATTGGCAACGATAGTTTTAGCAACATTATCGTTATTAACTCGCTCTCTAAACGCTCGAGCGCGGCGGGAATTAGAAGCGGTTTTATCGCGGGCGATAGCGCTATTTTAAGCGAATATGCGAGATATAGATCGTATGCGGGAGCGA
Encoded here:
- the trmA gene encoding tRNA (uridine(54)-C5)-methyltransferase TrmA, which produces MNCEWFGECGGCALALEYDEQLSRKKDGFLELFSDLNLPKIEVFPSKKSHFRNRGEFRVWHERGGGIALSMYKKGGGGAISVARCAAMNERFSDNMQAIADCIGENPALFERLFELDFLASSDGGEMIIALIYHKPIDEKWSEAAKALSDRFGVSVIGRSKGKKLTIGNDFITEQITIKNQSWNYKQAEGNFSQPNGYINREMIGFIDSVTSNNDDGFELYCGNGNFTLPLSQKLHRALAIEINRELLDAAKENAKNNKRDNIFFARMSAEEFANAINKTRSFNRLKEIDLNSFDFHTALVDPPRLGLDRVSLNLIAGMERIVYISCNPQTLRRDLRELTKTRRIVSAALFDQFPYTPHIETCVILEKE
- the fliP gene encoding flagellar type III secretion system pore protein FliP (The bacterial flagellar biogenesis protein FliP forms a type III secretion system (T3SS)-type pore required for flagellar assembly.), producing the protein MRTLALFAAFAIAAFAAPELLQLPTVDLRINAPENPTQLVQTLNIIIILTLLVLAPSLVMMTTSFTRLLIVFSFLRQAMGTQQTPPNQILISMALILTFFIMEPAMRQAWSEGVVPYMNEEIGYVEAFDRSIAPFEDFMLRNTREKDLALFLRIRGEDNIQSEADITLPVLLPAFMISELKTAFEIGFLLYLPFLVIDMVVSSVLMAMGMMMLPPVMISLPFKIILFIMVDGWNLIVGSVVQSFR
- a CDS encoding motility protein A, with the protein product MDLGSVIGIIMVLGLLGFAILLGVGLGPYLDLPSALIVIGGASSSVLIAFKLEQVKNIGKIIGVVFKPQTFDIPAIVRKLVEYSTIARRDGILALETPVNQEDNLFLKKGLSMAVDGNEPDMIRSLLELESEEASSRHKGYAAILDQFASLAGSFGMIGTLIGLVAMLINMSDPSSIGPAMAVAIITTLYGAITGNAIAAPMSYLLNIRNNDEMMVRNLIIEGIMSIQAGDNPRMLEQKLLGLLPPKQRVSQFE
- a CDS encoding flagellar motor protein MotB; amino-acid sequence: MTKKKSGDCPICPPRWIVQFGDMMSLLLVFFILLLSMSTIDAKKVNEALGSLTGALSVLEGGTQSEISKERMQLATPIVPQSETDETVNRVTVMISEFNEIIRRQGGEETIQIQEAIDGFMIQLPASLLFRSGRAEIVNADALLLLKRIAILSDSMPKDLEIVVRGHTDSLEIDDNAQFRDAWSLSTARSVAVVKELMNDGVKPERLSAAGFANFQPIATNSTEQGRARNRRVEIHFLGQNKTSETKTPKSVLDLPRQ
- a CDS encoding succinyldiaminopimelate transaminase, which codes for MAFESYPFERLRSLLEDIRPRSDKTPINLQIGEPQFETPKPILEVLSAHIGKFNKYPPSAGIPKLSEAQISFVDRRFGVKLADNQIAPTLGAREALFNFPQCLLFGKDKPTIAHPNPFYQIYEGAAKASRAKSVLLDLTRANNFKPDITDPRLRDCDLVILNSPNNPTGSVLALDELIEWAKLSEKYGFVLLNDECYSEIYVKAPPASLLQAAKAIGNDSFSNIIVINSLSKRSSAAGIRSGFIAGDSAILSEYARYRSYAGATAGVPLQIAAAYAWLDDKHSEEIRIKYAKNMELAQKTLGVETPETTFYLWLAVGDDLKAARELYERYALRTLPGTFLSRGKSPLGFLRVALTSEGSETLEALNRLKDFLKDER